The following proteins are co-located in the Prionailurus viverrinus isolate Anna chromosome A1, UM_Priviv_1.0, whole genome shotgun sequence genome:
- the MTIF3 gene encoding translation initiation factor IF-3, mitochondrial isoform X2, with protein sequence MELVLELNCCVNPGNLKLSKMMATLLLKRLTLHTVKTGNNCIRCPGTYTLRQTAPARPSLRASGPRLSCPIHAKASGTVADTQDERKKKKKNEPALSNIGRKIHERVIHVLDEAGNDLGNMHRADVIRLMNERDLRLVTRDSGAEPPQYQLLTGAQIHEERLRLRELGKAHPKPGPTLTKELTFSSNIGRHDLDTKSKQIQQWIEKKYRVQITIKKGKNVEPENKMEEICNQILQTMPGIATFSTRPQPVRGGKAVMCVLRHLSKKEENAYRETQGAQKEDPLNKENGNNRESDVVHP encoded by the exons GATGGCCACTCTTCTTCTAAAGAGGCTAACGTTGCATACCGTAAAGACTGGAAATAATTGCATTAGATGTCCTGGTACATACACCCTGCGCCAGACCGCACCAGCACGGCCGTCCCTCCGAGCTTCTGGCCCGAGACTGTCCTGCCCGATTCACGCAAAAGCTTCCGGTACTGTTGCAGACACCCAGGacgagaggaagaagaaaaagaagaatgaaccaGCTCTTAGCAACATCGGAAGAAAAATTCACGAGCGGGTTATTCACGTGCTGGATGAGGCGGGCAACGACTTGGGCAACATGCACCGAGCAGACGTGATCAGGCTCATGAACGAGCGGGACCTGAGGCTCGTGACAAGGGACAGCGGCGCGGAGCCCCCGCAGTACCAGCTCCTGACGGGGGCACAGATCCACGAGGAGCGCCTGCGACTCCGGGAGCTGGGAAAGGCCCACCCGAAACCCG GCCCTACCCTGACAAAGGAGCtaactttttcttcaaatattggaCGACATGATTTGGACACAAAGAGTAAACAGATTCAGCAATGGATTGAGAAAAAATACAGAGTTCAAATTActataaagaaagggaagaatgtagagccagaaaataaaatg GAGGAGATATGTAACCAAATACTCCAAACTATGCCCGGGATAGCTACCTTCTCAACCCGCCCACAACCTGTCAGGGGAGGGAAAGCTGTAATGTGTGTTCTTCGTCATTTaagcaaaaaggaagagaatgcaTATAGAGAAACTCAAGGAGCCCAGAAAGAGGACCCtttgaacaaagaaaatggaaacaacagaGAATCAGATGTTGTGCATCCatga
- the MTIF3 gene encoding translation initiation factor IF-3, mitochondrial isoform X3, translating to MATLLLKRLTLHTVKTGNNCIRCPGTYTLRQTAPARPSLRASGPRLSCPIHAKASGTVADTQDERKKKKKNEPALSNIGRKIHERVIHVLDEAGNDLGNMHRADVIRLMNERDLRLVTRDSGAEPPQYQLLTGAQIHEERLRLRELGKAHPKPGPTLTKELTFSSNIGRHDLDTKSKQIQQWIEKKYRVQITIKKGKNVEPENKMEEICNQILQTMPGIATFSTRPQPVRGGKAVMCVLRHLSKKEENAYRETQGAQKEDPLNKENGNNRESDVVHP from the exons ATGGCCACTCTTCTTCTAAAGAGGCTAACGTTGCATACCGTAAAGACTGGAAATAATTGCATTAGATGTCCTGGTACATACACCCTGCGCCAGACCGCACCAGCACGGCCGTCCCTCCGAGCTTCTGGCCCGAGACTGTCCTGCCCGATTCACGCAAAAGCTTCCGGTACTGTTGCAGACACCCAGGacgagaggaagaagaaaaagaagaatgaaccaGCTCTTAGCAACATCGGAAGAAAAATTCACGAGCGGGTTATTCACGTGCTGGATGAGGCGGGCAACGACTTGGGCAACATGCACCGAGCAGACGTGATCAGGCTCATGAACGAGCGGGACCTGAGGCTCGTGACAAGGGACAGCGGCGCGGAGCCCCCGCAGTACCAGCTCCTGACGGGGGCACAGATCCACGAGGAGCGCCTGCGACTCCGGGAGCTGGGAAAGGCCCACCCGAAACCCG GCCCTACCCTGACAAAGGAGCtaactttttcttcaaatattggaCGACATGATTTGGACACAAAGAGTAAACAGATTCAGCAATGGATTGAGAAAAAATACAGAGTTCAAATTActataaagaaagggaagaatgtagagccagaaaataaaatg GAGGAGATATGTAACCAAATACTCCAAACTATGCCCGGGATAGCTACCTTCTCAACCCGCCCACAACCTGTCAGGGGAGGGAAAGCTGTAATGTGTGTTCTTCGTCATTTaagcaaaaaggaagagaatgcaTATAGAGAAACTCAAGGAGCCCAGAAAGAGGACCCtttgaacaaagaaaatggaaacaacagaGAATCAGATGTTGTGCATCCatga
- the GTF3A gene encoding transcription factor IIIA gives MRRRRGAGPVVRARAGAPVPPLRGRAPGSPAGSRVGASGSGRSGVRRRPRAAVRRPRLGTWLSARRGVLEPQASVAEAVSSLTIADAFTAAGESPAPPPSALSRRFICSFPDCSANYNKAWKLDAHLCKHTGERPFVCDREGCGKAFVRDYHLTRHVLIHTGEKPFVCTASGCDQKFNTKSNLKKHFERKHENQQKQYVCTFEGCEKAFKKHQQLRTHQCQHTSEPLFKCAHEGCGKHFASRSRLKRHGKVHEGYVCKKECSFVAKTWTELLKHMREAHKEAIRCEVCQKTFKRKDYLKQHMKTHAPEREVCRCPREGCGRTYTTVFNLQSHILSFHEERRPFTCEHAGCGKTFAMKQSLTRHAVVHDPDKKKMNLKVKPSREKRSLASRLSGYIPPKKKQGQSSSLPTNGESLNCTEGRVLSTVAILTLN, from the exons ATGCGGCgccggcgcggggcggggcctgttgtgcgcgcgcgcgccggcGCTCCAGTCCCGCCCCTCCGGGGTCGTGCTCCCGGAAGTCCGGCGGGGTCGCGCGTGGGAGCCTCCGGGAGTGGAAGGAGCGGGGTCCGGCGGCGGCCGCGCGCAGCCGTTCGTCGCCCGCGGCTCGGCACGTGGCTGAGCGCCCGCCGAGGCGTCCTGGAGCCGCAGGCCTCGGTCGCCGAGGCGGTGTCATCCCTGACCATCGCCGACGCCTTCACCGCGGCGGGCGagagccccgccccgccgccctccGCGCTCAGTAGGAGGTTCATCTGCTCCTTCCCCGACTGCAGCGCCAATTACAACAAGGCGTGGAAGCTAGACGCGCACCTGTGCAAGCACACGGGGGAG AGACCGTTTGTTTGTGACCGTGAAGGGTGTGGCAAAGCCTTCGTCAGGGACTACCATCTGACCCGCCACGTCCTGATTCACACGGGGGAAAAGCCATTTGT TTGTACAGCTAGTGGCTGTGATCAGAAATTCAACACAAAATCAAACTTGAAGAAACATTTTGAACGCAAACATGAAAATCAGCAAAAACAATATGTA TGCACTTTTGAAGGGTGTGAGAAGGCCTTTAAGAAACACCAGCAGCTGAGAACCCATCAGTGCCAGCACACCAGTGAGCCACTGTTCAA GTGTGCCCATGAGGGATGTGGGAAACACTTCGCCTCCCGCAGCAGGCTGAAGAGACACGGGAAGGTCCACGAGG GCTACGTGTGCAAAAAAGAATGTTCCTTCGTGGCAAAAACGTGGACAGAGCTTCTGAAACACATGAGGGAAGCCCATAAAG AGGCCATAAGATGTGAAGTCTGCCAGAAAACCTTTAAACGCAAGGATTACCTGAAGCAACATATGAAGACTCACGCCCCGGAGAGGGAGGTGTGCCGGTGTCCCAGGGAAGGCTGTGGTAGGACCTACACGACGGTCTTTAATCTCCAGAGCCACATTCTCTCTTTCCACGAGGAAAGGCGCCCATTCACCTGTGAGCACGCCGGCTGCGGCAAAACGTTCGCAATGAAA CAAAGTCTCACTAGGCATGCCGTTGTGCATGACCCtgacaagaagaaaatgaacctCAAA GTAAAACCGTCTCGTGAAAAACGGAGTTTGGCCTCTCGTCTCAGTGGATACATTCCTCCTAAAAAGAAACAAGGACAAAGCTCATCTCTGCCTACAAACGGAGAGTCACTGAACTGTACTGAAGGCAGGGTGCTCTCGACGGTCGCGATACTTACCCTCAACTGA